In the Sarcophilus harrisii chromosome 3, mSarHar1.11, whole genome shotgun sequence genome, one interval contains:
- the LOC100916109 gene encoding olfactory receptor 2D2-like: MFPASNHSSVTEFVLLGFSSDPTTNRILFIIFLLLYLCSVLGNGLIIILIYLDSHLHTPMYFFLSILSLLDMGYVTTTMPQMLVHLLSSSKIISFAGCWMQMYVFGALGLAECIFFVVMAYDRYVAICFPLRYMLILNWDLCVRLVVGTWASGFFFSLVHTIFTMNLPFCGPNIVNHYFCEGPSVRSLSCMDTHLIEMVDFVMSIFMVLVPLSLILASYVRITMAILKIKSTQGRYKAFSTCASHLIVVTLFYAPAIYIYMRPNSSYSPERDKQISLFYNMFTALLNPVVYSLRNKDIKAAFIKVVMRNRQVW, encoded by the coding sequence ATGTTTCCTGCTTCAAACCATAGTTCTGTTACTGAATTTGTCCTGCTTGGCTTCTCCAGTGACCCTACCACAAATAGGATCCTTTtcatcatcttcctccttctctaccTCTGCTCAGTCCTTGGCAATGGACTCATCATCATTTTGATCTACCTGGATTCTCATCTCCACACACCTATGTACTTTTTCCTCAGCATCCTGTCCCTCCTGGACATGGGCTATGTCACTACCACAATGCCTCAGATGTTAGTACACCTGCTTTCCAGTTCTAAGATAATTTCCTTTGCAGGTTGCTGGATGCAAATGTATGTATTTGGTGCTCTTGGTCTCGCTGAGTGCATCTTCTTTGTAGTTATGGCCTATGACCGTTATGTAGCTATCTGCTTCCCACTGCGTTACATGCTCATTCTCAATTGGGACCTGTGTGTGCGGTTGGTAGTAGGGACCTGGGCTTCtggctttttcttttccctagtaCACACCATTTTTACCATGAACCTTCCCTTCTGTGGTCCTAATATAGTCAACCACTACTTCTGTGAGGGTCCCTCAGTTCGGAGCCTGTCCTGCATGGACACACATCTTATTGAGATGGTAGATTTTGTCATGAGCATCTTCATGGTGTTAGTCCCTCTGTCCCTCATCCTGGCTTCCTATGTCCGAATCACTATGGCCATCCTGAAGATCAAATCCACCCAAGGAAGGTATAAGGCTTTTTCCACTTGTGCTTCACATCTAATTGTGGTCACTCTGTTTTATGCACCTgccatctatatctatatgagGCCCAACTCCAGCTACTCcccagagagagacaaacagatcTCACTTTTCTACAATATGTTTACTGCCCTGCTCAATCCTGTGGTCTACAGCCTTAGGAATAAGGACATAAAGGCAGCATTCATAAAAGTAGTAATGAGGAACAGACAAGTTTGGTGA